A single region of the Solwaraspora sp. WMMD791 genome encodes:
- a CDS encoding SPFH domain-containing protein: protein MERSVFRVSGFLAVGVLLALGVVVALPVLLTVGSSATGADAAAIVVPAALYAAVVAVAATGFAVVNPNEAQVVQFFGRYLGTIRVAGLHWTWPLTARRRVTLRVRNFETDRLKVADADGNPVEIAAVVVWRVVDSANAVFSVDDHVAYVAVQAEAAVRHLATSYPYEAHDSGRASLRDGSVVAEELTAELRERVELAGVEVLESRVTHLAYAAEIAHAMLARQQAAAVVAARFRIVEGAVGMVSNALERLRDEHVIDLDEERKAQMVANLLVVLCGDRSVQPVVNTGSLYS from the coding sequence ATGGAACGGTCGGTCTTCAGGGTGTCGGGCTTTCTGGCGGTCGGCGTACTGCTGGCACTCGGTGTGGTCGTCGCGCTGCCCGTGCTGCTCACCGTCGGTTCCTCGGCCACCGGTGCCGACGCGGCCGCGATCGTCGTGCCGGCGGCGCTGTACGCGGCCGTGGTCGCCGTCGCCGCCACCGGGTTCGCCGTGGTCAACCCCAACGAGGCGCAGGTCGTGCAGTTCTTCGGCCGCTACCTCGGCACGATCCGGGTCGCCGGTCTGCACTGGACGTGGCCGTTGACCGCGCGCCGGCGGGTCACCCTGCGGGTGCGCAACTTCGAGACCGACCGGCTCAAGGTCGCCGACGCCGACGGCAACCCGGTCGAGATCGCCGCGGTCGTCGTCTGGCGGGTCGTCGACTCGGCGAACGCCGTCTTCTCGGTCGACGACCACGTCGCCTACGTCGCGGTGCAGGCCGAGGCGGCCGTACGCCACCTGGCCACCAGCTACCCGTACGAGGCGCACGACAGCGGCCGGGCCAGCCTGCGCGACGGCAGCGTCGTCGCCGAGGAGTTGACCGCCGAGCTGCGCGAGCGGGTCGAGCTGGCCGGCGTCGAGGTGCTGGAGTCCCGGGTGACCCATCTCGCGTACGCTGCCGAGATCGCCCACGCGATGCTCGCCCGGCAGCAGGCCGCAGCGGTCGTCGCGGCCCGGTTCCGCATCGTCGAGGGCGCGGTGGGCATGGTCTCCAACGCCCTGGAGCGCCTGCGTGACGAGCACGTCATCGACCTCGACGAGGAGCGCAAGGCCCAGATGGTGGCCAACCTGCTGGTCGTGCTCTGCGGCGACCGGTCGGTGCAGCCGGTGGTCAACACGGGATCTCTCTACAGCTGA
- the rpmE gene encoding 50S ribosomal protein L31: protein MKKDIHPQYVTTEVTCSCGASFTTRSTASSGKIHVETCSACHPFYTGKQRVLDTAGRVAKFQQKYAKVQAKKTK from the coding sequence ATGAAGAAGGACATCCACCCGCAGTACGTGACCACCGAGGTCACCTGCTCCTGCGGCGCCTCGTTCACCACCCGCAGCACCGCCTCCAGTGGCAAGATCCACGTCGAGACCTGCAGCGCCTGCCACCCGTTCTACACCGGCAAGCAGCGCGTCCTCGACACCGCGGGCCGGGTGGCCAAGTTCCAGCAGAAGTACGCGAAGGTCCAGGCCAAGAAGACCAAGTAG
- the rho gene encoding transcription termination factor Rho has translation MSDTTDVTSDVSNVADDTTAAPARRRRSGTGLSAMLLPELQSLAASLGISGTARMRKSELIAAISERQAGGGAPRPRAEVAAATAPPRDEVRAEVRAEPERRDSGGGEQLAIVEEPPARERGTRRGRSSRAAAQESRTEEPETTTATAPAEPGERERGDARGERAGDGRNGRDRGERGERNDRGDRNERNDRGEGRDRNDRNEGRDRNDRGPRDSEDDGDGDGGGRRGRRSRFRDRRRRGDRGEGGGGDSGGGREPQVTEDDVLVPVAGILDVLDNYAFVRTTGYLSGPNDVYVSMSQVKKYGLRRGDAVTGAVRATRDGEQRRDKYNPLVRLDTINGMEPDEARRRPEFYKLTPLYPQDRLRLETEPHILTTRVIDLVMPIGKGQRALIVSPPKAGKTMVLQAIANAITHNNPECHLMVVLVDERPEEVTDMQRSVKGEVIAATFDRPPQDHTTVAELAIERAKRLVELGHDVVVLLDSVTRLGRSYNLAAPASGRIMSGGIDSTALYPPKRFLGAARNIENGGSLTILATALVETGSMMDTVIFEEFKGTGNAELKLDRKIADKRVFPAIDIHPSGTRKEEILLAPEELAITHKLRKVLHSLDSQGGLDLLLDRLKQSRTNIEFLMQIAKSTPGE, from the coding sequence TTGAGCGACACCACCGACGTGACGTCGGATGTCTCCAACGTCGCTGACGACACCACCGCTGCTCCTGCCCGCCGTCGGCGGTCCGGCACCGGGCTGTCCGCGATGCTGCTGCCTGAGTTGCAGAGCCTCGCCGCGTCGCTCGGCATCTCCGGTACCGCCCGGATGCGCAAGAGCGAGTTGATCGCGGCGATCTCCGAGCGCCAGGCCGGTGGCGGCGCCCCGCGGCCACGCGCCGAGGTCGCCGCGGCGACCGCACCCCCTCGGGACGAGGTGCGCGCCGAGGTGCGCGCCGAGCCGGAGCGCCGAGACAGCGGCGGCGGCGAGCAACTCGCGATCGTCGAGGAGCCGCCGGCGCGGGAGCGGGGCACCCGTCGGGGCCGGTCGAGTCGGGCGGCGGCGCAGGAGTCGCGGACCGAAGAGCCGGAGACCACGACCGCGACCGCCCCGGCCGAGCCGGGTGAGCGGGAGCGCGGCGACGCCCGCGGCGAACGGGCCGGTGACGGCCGTAACGGTCGGGACCGGGGCGAGCGCGGTGAGCGCAACGACCGGGGTGACCGCAACGAGCGCAACGACCGGGGCGAGGGCCGGGACCGTAACGACCGCAACGAAGGTCGGGACCGTAACGACCGGGGCCCACGGGACAGCGAGGACGACGGTGACGGCGACGGCGGTGGCCGGCGCGGGCGACGCAGCCGGTTCCGCGACCGCCGGCGGCGGGGGGACCGCGGTGAGGGCGGTGGCGGCGACAGCGGTGGTGGCCGTGAGCCGCAGGTGACCGAGGACGACGTCCTGGTGCCGGTCGCCGGCATCCTCGACGTCCTGGACAACTACGCGTTCGTGCGCACCACCGGCTACCTGTCCGGGCCGAACGACGTCTACGTGTCCATGTCTCAGGTGAAGAAGTACGGCCTGCGTCGTGGCGACGCGGTAACCGGCGCGGTGCGGGCCACCCGGGACGGCGAGCAGCGGCGCGACAAGTACAACCCGCTGGTACGGCTGGACACGATCAACGGGATGGAGCCGGACGAGGCGCGGCGGCGGCCGGAGTTCTACAAGCTCACCCCGCTCTACCCGCAGGACCGGTTGCGGCTGGAGACCGAGCCGCACATCCTCACCACCCGCGTCATCGACCTGGTGATGCCGATCGGCAAGGGGCAGCGGGCGCTGATCGTCTCCCCGCCGAAGGCGGGCAAGACGATGGTGTTGCAGGCGATCGCCAACGCGATCACCCACAACAACCCCGAGTGCCACCTGATGGTCGTCCTGGTCGACGAACGGCCGGAAGAGGTCACCGACATGCAGCGGTCGGTGAAGGGCGAGGTCATCGCGGCCACGTTCGACCGGCCGCCGCAGGACCACACCACCGTCGCCGAGCTGGCGATCGAGCGGGCCAAGCGCCTGGTCGAGCTGGGGCACGACGTCGTGGTGCTGCTCGACTCGGTGACCCGGCTGGGCCGCTCGTACAACCTGGCGGCACCGGCCAGCGGCCGGATCATGTCCGGTGGTATCGACTCGACCGCGCTCTATCCGCCGAAGCGGTTCCTCGGTGCGGCGCGCAACATCGAAAACGGCGGGTCGCTGACCATCCTGGCCACTGCGCTCGTCGAGACCGGATCCATGATGGACACGGTGATCTTCGAGGAGTTCAAGGGTACCGGAAACGCCGAGCTCAAACTCGACCGCAAGATCGCCGACAAGCGGGTCTTCCCGGCCATCGACATCCACCCTTCCGGCACCCGCAAGGAGGAGATCCTGCTCGCGCCGGAGGAGCTGGCGATTACCCACAAGCTCCGCAAGGTGCTGCACTCGCTGGACTCGCAGGGCGGTCTCGACCTGTTGCTGGACCGGCTCAAGCAGAGCCGGACCAACATCGAGTTCCTGATGCAGATCGCCAAGTCGACACCGGGGGAGTGA
- the prfA gene encoding peptide chain release factor 1 — protein MSSERLAGLLDEYAELERQLADPGLHADQVTARRVGRRFAELAPLHKAADELAQARADLVAARELAGEDPSFAAEAEAIAASLPDLEARLAELLIPRDPHDAKDVIVEIKAGEGGEESALFAGDLLRMYVRYAERRGWQVEVLDSQDSDLGGVKDVSLAVKSRGVPEGGNGVWSRLKWEGGVHRVQRVPVTESQGRIHTSAAGVLVLPEAEEVDVTIDPNELRIDVFRSSGPGGQSVNTTDSAVRITHLPTGIVVSCQNEKSQLQNREQAMRILRARMLAAAQEQADAVASDARRSQVRTVDRSERIRTYNFPQNRITDHRIGYTAYNLDLALGGELDGVLDALAEADRAARLAGDTELGRR, from the coding sequence ATGAGCAGCGAACGCCTCGCCGGGCTTCTCGACGAGTACGCCGAGCTGGAACGGCAGTTGGCGGATCCGGGGCTGCACGCCGACCAGGTCACCGCCCGCCGGGTCGGCCGTCGCTTCGCCGAGCTGGCCCCGCTGCACAAGGCTGCCGACGAGCTCGCCCAGGCCCGGGCCGACCTGGTCGCCGCCCGGGAACTCGCCGGTGAGGATCCGAGCTTCGCCGCCGAGGCCGAGGCGATCGCGGCCAGCCTGCCGGACCTGGAGGCCCGCCTCGCCGAACTGCTCATCCCCCGCGACCCGCACGACGCCAAGGACGTCATCGTCGAGATCAAAGCGGGCGAGGGGGGCGAGGAATCGGCGCTGTTCGCCGGTGACCTGCTGCGGATGTACGTGCGGTACGCCGAACGACGCGGCTGGCAGGTCGAGGTGCTCGACTCGCAGGACTCCGACCTGGGCGGCGTCAAGGACGTCTCCCTCGCCGTGAAGTCGCGCGGCGTACCGGAGGGTGGCAACGGCGTCTGGTCCCGCCTGAAGTGGGAGGGCGGGGTGCACCGGGTACAGCGGGTGCCGGTCACCGAGTCGCAGGGCCGGATCCACACCAGCGCGGCCGGCGTTCTCGTGCTCCCCGAGGCGGAGGAGGTCGACGTCACCATCGACCCGAACGAGCTGCGCATCGACGTGTTCCGTTCCTCCGGCCCCGGTGGCCAGTCGGTCAACACCACCGATTCGGCGGTCCGGATCACCCATCTGCCGACCGGGATCGTCGTCTCCTGCCAGAACGAGAAGAGCCAGCTGCAGAACCGGGAACAGGCGATGCGGATCCTGCGGGCCCGGATGCTCGCCGCAGCCCAGGAACAGGCCGATGCGGTGGCCTCCGACGCTCGCCGGTCCCAGGTGCGAACCGTCGACCGTTCGGAGCGGATCCGCACCTACAACTTCCCGCAGAACCGGATCACCGACCACCGGATCGGCTACACCGCGTACAACCTGGACCTGGCGCTCGGCGGTGAGCTCGACGGCGTGCTCGACGCTCTCGCCGAGGCGGACCGGGCGGCCCGGCTCGCCGGGGACACCGAACTGGGCCGTCGCTGA
- a CDS encoding MFS transporter has product MASPLAVLTGNRDFRRLLSAELVMFGADWFVMVPLLVLLPELTGSGVWGALVLAADTGIHALMLPFTGTLADRFDRRRILILANLAAVVAVLLLLGVRSSGTAWLALAAVAALAVAKSCYSPAAQAALPNVVSAEELPAANVFAGSAWGTMAIVGASAGGLVSAAVGPYACFWIAAAALMVAAGFTATIRRPMQAPRDSSEPALRTLAAIRETLVYIGRRPQVLALVTAKSAVGLGNGVLTLFPLLAGVYGVGAIGTGLLFAVRGAGAVVGPLLMRPVLNRRRWLLTALAASMSVYGLSYTGIALISWFPLVLALVFLAHLGGGSNWVLSNYALQAVVPDRLRGRVFAADLMLATLAISVSQLVVASVIDTVDIRVILAGCGLVTVTYAIGWWLVTRRLPLAVAAADTR; this is encoded by the coding sequence GTGGCCTCACCGTTAGCGGTCCTTACCGGCAATCGTGACTTCCGTCGGCTGCTCAGCGCCGAGCTGGTGATGTTCGGTGCCGACTGGTTCGTCATGGTTCCGCTGCTGGTGCTCTTGCCGGAGTTGACCGGCAGTGGTGTCTGGGGAGCTCTGGTCCTCGCCGCCGACACCGGCATCCACGCCCTGATGCTGCCGTTCACCGGGACCCTGGCCGACCGGTTCGACCGCCGACGCATCCTGATCCTGGCGAACCTGGCGGCGGTGGTGGCCGTACTGCTGCTGCTCGGGGTGCGCTCGTCGGGCACCGCCTGGCTCGCGCTGGCCGCCGTGGCCGCGCTCGCCGTGGCGAAGTCCTGCTACTCACCGGCCGCCCAGGCCGCGCTGCCGAACGTGGTCTCGGCCGAGGAACTGCCCGCCGCGAACGTGTTCGCCGGCTCCGCGTGGGGCACGATGGCGATCGTCGGCGCATCGGCCGGCGGCCTGGTCAGCGCCGCCGTCGGCCCGTACGCCTGCTTCTGGATCGCGGCGGCCGCGCTGATGGTGGCGGCCGGATTCACCGCCACCATCCGCCGGCCGATGCAGGCCCCACGGGACAGCTCGGAGCCGGCGTTGCGCACCCTTGCCGCGATCCGCGAGACCCTGGTCTACATTGGTCGTCGCCCGCAGGTGCTGGCCCTGGTCACCGCCAAGAGCGCGGTCGGCCTCGGCAACGGCGTACTCACGTTGTTCCCGCTGCTCGCCGGCGTGTACGGGGTCGGGGCGATCGGCACCGGACTGCTGTTCGCGGTGCGCGGTGCCGGTGCGGTGGTGGGACCACTGCTCATGCGTCCGGTGCTCAACCGGCGGCGCTGGCTGCTGACGGCGTTGGCGGCCTCGATGTCGGTGTACGGGTTGTCCTACACCGGCATCGCGTTGATCAGCTGGTTCCCGCTGGTGCTGGCGTTGGTGTTCCTGGCACACCTGGGGGGCGGCAGCAACTGGGTGCTGTCCAACTACGCCCTGCAGGCCGTCGTGCCGGACCGGCTGCGTGGCCGGGTGTTCGCCGCCGACCTGATGCTGGCGACGCTGGCGATCTCGGTCAGCCAACTGGTGGTGGCCAGCGTCATCGACACCGTGGACATCCGGGTCATCCTGGCCGGCTGCGGTCTGGTGACCGTGACGTACGCCATCGGCTGGTGGCTGGTGACCCGGCGGCTGCCGCTGGCGGTGGCCGCAGCCGACACCCGTTGA
- the thrB gene encoding homoserine kinase — MAISFVPGPVTVRVPATSANLGPGFDALGLALAHHDEVTARVTAGGCRVEVSGEGAGELPVDDSHLVVRAMYATFDALGARPPGLALSCVNRIPQARGMGSSSAAIVAGVQLARGLSVGGAQALDTAAALRIAADLEGHPDNVAPCLLGGFTIAWTAADGAHAVSLPVAPDRTVTVFVPTGRGLTEVARAALPQTVPHADAAFNAGRSALLVHAITADPALLLAATEDRLHQEYRAAGMPASADLVARLRAVGVAAVISGAGPSVLALTDVPGDFCPGMDWQSQTLLVDVAGAQIEGAIVGHAERDPVAAGRKS, encoded by the coding sequence ATGGCTATCAGCTTCGTTCCCGGGCCGGTGACCGTACGGGTCCCGGCTACCAGCGCCAACCTCGGTCCCGGGTTCGACGCGCTCGGGTTGGCGTTGGCCCACCATGACGAGGTGACCGCCCGGGTGACCGCCGGCGGCTGCCGGGTCGAGGTCTCCGGCGAGGGGGCCGGCGAGTTGCCGGTCGACGACAGTCATCTGGTGGTGCGGGCCATGTACGCCACCTTCGACGCCCTCGGCGCCCGCCCGCCCGGCCTGGCGCTGAGCTGTGTCAACCGGATCCCACAGGCCCGGGGGATGGGCTCGTCGTCGGCGGCGATCGTGGCCGGTGTACAGCTGGCCCGTGGTCTGTCCGTCGGCGGCGCGCAGGCCCTGGACACCGCCGCCGCGCTGCGGATCGCCGCCGACCTGGAGGGTCACCCGGACAACGTGGCACCCTGCCTGCTGGGCGGGTTCACCATCGCCTGGACGGCGGCGGACGGCGCGCACGCCGTCTCGTTGCCGGTGGCGCCGGACCGGACGGTGACGGTCTTCGTGCCGACCGGCCGGGGGCTGACCGAGGTGGCGCGGGCGGCGTTGCCGCAGACGGTGCCGCATGCCGACGCCGCGTTCAACGCCGGCCGGTCCGCGTTGCTGGTGCATGCGATCACCGCCGATCCGGCGCTGCTGCTGGCCGCCACCGAGGACCGGCTGCACCAGGAGTACCGGGCGGCCGGGATGCCGGCCAGCGCCGACCTGGTTGCCCGGCTGCGCGCCGTCGGGGTGGCCGCGGTGATCAGTGGGGCGGGGCCGAGTGTGCTGGCGCTGACCGACGTGCCGGGTGATTTCTGTCCGGGAATGGACTGGCAGAGTCAGACGTTGCTGGTAGACGTTGCCGGAGCGCAGATCGAAGGCGCTATAGTAGGACACGCCGAGCGGGACCCTGTTGCCGCAGGTCGGAAGAGTTGA